In the genome of Kluyveromyces marxianus DMKU3-1042 DNA, complete genome, chromosome 1, one region contains:
- the PRP8 gene encoding U4/U6-U5 snRNP complex subunit PRP8 — protein MNGAPPPPPPPGFPGNGPNINISSKDTKARKIGTGTENQFLSQPPPPPLTGLPGAHSLPPPPPPPPGLSPGIDIASSNSNHKFNLPPPPPPPPPPPTEPQNLQNDDLNHDPSSNRPKKMKKRGNNKVSKASGLVHSHKIEMPPEHLRKIINDHMDMTSSRFNSDKRAHLNALRYLPHAILKLLENMPQPWEQAKEVKVLYHTSGAITFVNEIPRVIEPVYIAQWSTIWIAMRREKRDRQHFKRMRFPPFDDDEPPLHYSDNIEELEPPEAINLELDSNDDETVKDWLYDTRPLENNSSLVNGTSYKHWKLSNEVICNLYRLAAPLIEATDLDRNSQYLFDKRSFFTAKALNNSLPGGPKFEPLYPREEEEDYNEFNSIDNIIFRIPIRTEYQIAYPHIYAFRPRSVSTLWYHDPLSCLIKNEDSESLPVFFFHQSLNPIVTETIRHSLTEAERNKNIQFRIPIDIMPLMDEEELVLPTTKDAMAIYNASHPYNKKSGKMVRAQDVALIKKWYMQHPEEDYPNKVKSSYQRLLKNYVSNELHKDKHVPQKKIKLLKSLGNTKYFQQTSIDWVEAGIQLCRQGHNMLNLLIHKKGLTYLHLDYNFNLKPTKTLTTKERKKARFGNAFHLIREILKIIKLLVDAHVQYRIGNVDAFQLADGLYYILNHTGQLTGIYRYKYKVMHQIRTCKDLKHVVYYRFNKIIGKGPGCGFWQPAWRVWIFFLRGIIPILERWLGNLLTRQFEGRSTDVVKTSTKQRLDAYYDLELRASVMNDILDMIPDGIKQNKARTILQHLSEAWRCWKANIPWDVPGMPEPIKNIIERYVKAKADGWISQAHYNRERIKSGTHIEKTVLKKNLGRLTRLWIKHEQDRQKEIEKAGPEVTPTEASAIFSAMVDWLDARNFSAIPFPPLTYKNDTKILVLALENLKEQYVSKVRLNAQEREELALIEEAYDNPHDTLNRVKKLLLTQRLFKPVQISMMDHYQHISPVYNIDPLEKITDAYLDQYLWYEADRRQLFPNWIKPSDSEIPPLLVYKWCQGINNLDEVWDINNGQSTVLFQTTLQQFSEKMDLTLVNRLLRLVVDPTIADYITAKNNVNIVFKDMNHINKYGLIRGLQFAPFVYQFYGLMIDILILGHERAHELAGSPSEPSEFLQFGDKGIEKKNPIRLYSRYLDKIHILFHFEESESNELIQDYLMENPDPNFENAVGYNNKKCWPRDARMRMIRHDVNLGRAVFWEISSRVPKSLVNITWENSFSSVYSKNNPNLLFTMCGFEVRIIPKSRLDDVISHDEGVWDLVLNSTKERTAKAFLQVSQESIDEFRGRIQSILMGAGSTTFTKIVGKWNTALIALFTYFREAIVTTEPLLDLLVKSETRIQNRVKLGLNSKMPTRFPPAVFYTPKELGGLGMLSASHILIPASDLRWSKQTDTGITHFRAGMSHEDEKMIPTIFRYITTWENEFLDSQRVWADYAIKRQESIKQNRRLAFEELEGSWDRGIPRISTIFQKDRHTLAYDKGHRIRRQFKEFSVERSNAFWWTNNRHDGKLWNLNAYRTDVIQALGGIETILEHTLFKGTGFQSWEGLFWEKASGFEDSMQFKKLTHAQRTGLSQIPNRRFTLWWSPTINRANVYVGFLVQLDLTGIFLHGKIPTLKISLIQIFRAHLWQKIHESVVFDICQILDSQMDILQVESVNKESIHPRKSYKMNSSAADVTMTSVYKWKVSRPTLLHQQKDSFDATTTDKMWIDVQLRYGDYDSHDISRYVRAKFLDYTTDNVSMYPSPTGVMIGIDLAYNIYDAYGTWFEGLKPLIHNGMKTIMKANPALYVLRERIRKGLQIYQSQVQEPFLNSSNYAELFSNDTKFFIDDTNVYRVTVHRTYEGNVATKPINGCVFILNPKTGELYLKIIHTSVWAGQSRLAQLAKWKTAEEVSALVRSLPKEDQPKQIIVTRKAMMDPMEVHMLDFPNISIRPTELRLPFSSVLSVDKLNDVVSKATEPQMVLFNIYDDWLTRVSAYTAFSRLILLLRALKSNEEKARMVLLEDPTIPTKSNHLWPSFTDEQWISIETKMRDIILTEYGQKYHVNIASLTQTEIKNLILGQNIRAPSVQRQKMAELESAKKQTEETDTSTAASAMKIKTVNAQGEEITVVSSSNYETKTFSSKNEWRTSAISNSLLHLKLKNIFVAAEDFVDNKDVFVFPRNLLKKFVTISDVNIQVAGYLYGKSLKDRENVKEIRTIVLVPQLGSSMHVRLSPPPVKSRYLKGMELLGWIHTQKNDSKFMSPSEVISHSKTFSDHNKSALDLSINLIPGAVSIIGYTLKDDGFNWGLQSQGIMDPSPEGFDPSFSDNAQILLSERIMGNFLVPKSSLWNYAFMGTSFSEELPYELKLDIPIEFYNELHRAPHFIQFSEMVGDNELEAEQESVFV, from the coding sequence ATGAACGGAGCACCACCTCCACCACCGCCTCCAGGTTTTCCTGGAAATGGTCcaaatattaatatttCTTCGAAGGATACTAAAGCTAGAAAGATTGGAACAGGTACGGAGAACCAGTTTCTATCCCAACCGcctccaccaccactaACAGGACTTCCTGGTGCTCATTCACTTCCACCTCCTCCGCCCCCTCCCCCGGGATTATCACCAGGAATAGATATTGCATCATCTAATAGTAATCACAAATTCAATCTGCCCCCTCCCCCTCCACCacctccaccaccaccaacagAACCTCAGAACTTGCagaatgatgatttgaaCCACGATCCAAGTTCAAACAGGCctaaaaaaatgaaaaagaggGGTAACAATAAAGTCTCAAAGGCTTCTGGGTTAGTGCACTCACATAAGATTGAAATGCCTCCTGAACATCTtaggaaaataataaatgaTCATATGGATATGACCTCGTCGAGGTTCAACTCTGATAAACGTGCGCACTTAAATGCTCTAAGATATTTACCGCACGCGATCTTGAAGTTATTGGAAAACATGCCTCAACCATGGGAACAAGCTAAAGAGGTTAAAGTACTTTATCATACATCAGGTGCCATAACATTTGTTAATGAGATACCCAGAGTAATCGAACCAGTTTACATTGCGCAATGGTCCACAATATGGATAGCCatgagaagagaaaagagagataGACAACATTTTAAAAGAATGAGGTTTCCTCCgtttgatgatgatgagcCACCTTTGCATTACTCTGATAATATCGAAGAACTAGAGCCACCAGAAGCAATTAATCTAGAACTAGACAGCAATGACGATGAAACGGTCAAAGATTGGCTATATGATACTCGTCCTTTAGAAAACAACTCCTCTCTAGTAAATGGTACATCATATAAACACTGGAAGTTAAGCAATGAAGTTATATGCAACTTATATCGACTCGCTGCCCCCCTTATTGAAGCAACTGATCTTGATAGAAATTCTCAGTACTTATTTGATAAAAGGTCATTCTTCACAGCAAAAGCTTTGAACAACAGTCTTCCCGGCGGCCCTAAATTTGAACCTTTGTACCctagagaagaagaagaagactacaatgaattcaattcaattgaCAATATTATATTCCGTATACCGATAAGAACCGAATATCAAATAGCATATCCTCACATCTATGCTTTTAGGCCTAGGTCGGTATCTACTCTATGGTACCACGATCCTCTTTCCTGTTTGATTAAAAACGAGGATAGTGAGTCGTTACcggtatttttctttcatcaGTCACTCAACCCAATTGTAACAGAGACAATTCGCCATTCTCTAACAGAAGCAGAAAGGAATAAGAATATACAATTCAGAATCCCGATTGATATCATGCCTTTaatggatgaagaagagcttGTCCTACCAACAACTAAGGATGCAATGGCAATCTACAATGCGTCACACCCTTATAACAAAAAGTCAGGTAAAATGGTTAGGGCTCAAGATGTTGCTTTAATCAAAAAATGGTATATGCAACACCCAGAGGAAGATTATCCAAATAAGGTGAAAAGTTCTTACCAgagattgttgaagaattatGTTTCTAACGAACTCCACAAGGACAAACATGTACCgcagaagaaaattaaattGCTTAAGAGTTTAGGAAATACAAAATACTTTCAACAAACTTCTATCGATTGGGTAGAAGCCGGTATACAACTCTGCAGGCAAGGCCACAATATGCTTAATCTTCTAATTCATAAAAAAGGTCTTACTTATTTGCATCTTGATTACAACTTCAATCTCAAACCTACCAAAACATTAACAACCAAGGAGAGAAAAAAGGCTAGATTTGGTAATGCTTTCCATCTAATCAGAGAAAtcttaaaaataataaaacttCTAGTTGATGCACATGTTCAATATAGAATTGGGAATGTTGATGCGTTTCAACTTGCGGATGGCTTGTATTACATTTTAAATCATACAGGTCAGTTAACAGGTATCTACAGATACAAGTATAAAGTAATGCACCAAATTCGTACCTGTAAAGACTTGAAACACGTCGTTTATTATAGATTCAACAAAATTATCGGAAAAGGCCCTGGATGTGGGTTTTGGCAACCTGCTTGGAGAGTATGgatattctttttaagAGGAATAATACCGATACTGGAGAGATGGTTAGGAAATCTTCTAACTCGTCAATTTGAAGGCAGATCCACAGATGTCGTCAAGACGAGTACCAAACAAAGGCTCGATGCATATTATGACCTCGAATTGAGAGCCTCGGTCATGAATGACATCTTAGATATGATACCAGACGGTattaaacaaaacaagGCTAGGACAATTTTACAGCATCTTTCCGAAGCATGGAGGTGTTGGAAAGCAAATATTCCTTGGGATGTTCCCGGAATGCCCGAACCTATAAAGAATATCATTGAACGATATGTAAAGGCAAAGGCGGATGGATGGATTTCTCAAGCTCATTACAATCGTGAGAGGATAAAAAGTGGCACACATATCGAGAAAACTGttctaaagaaaaatttaGGCAGACTTACGAGGTTGTGGATAAAACACGAACAAGATAGACAAAAGGAAATAGAAAAAGCAGGCCCAGAGGTCACTCCTACAGAGGCAAGTGCAATATTTTCTGCCATGGTTGATTGGTTAGATGCTAGAAACTTTTCTGCCATTCCTTTTCCTCCTTTAACTTACAAGAACGATACAAAAATTTTGGTCTTAGCTCTTGAAAATCTAAAAGAACAATACGTCTCTAAAGTGAGACTAAATGCCCAAGAGCGTGAGGAGTTAGCTCTTATCGAAGAAGCATATGACAATCCACATGATACATTAAACAGAGTCAAAAAACTCCTACTTACCCAGAGGCTATTCAAACCGGTACAGATATCTATGATGGATCATTACCAACACATTTCACCAGTTTACAATATTGATCCTTTGGAGAAAATTACTGATGCATATTTGGATCAGTATTTATGGTATGAAGCTGACAGAAGACAACTATTTCCTAATTGGATTAAACCTAGTGACTCAGAAATACCACCACTTCTTGTATACAAGTGGTGCCAAGGAATAAATAACCTGGATGAAGTGTGGGATATAAACAATGGCCAATCTACTGTTTTATTCCAAACAACTTTACAACAATTCTCAGAGAAAATGGATCTAACTTTGGTGAACAGGCTTCTCAGATTAGTAGTTGATCCAACAATAGCTGATTACATCACTGCAAAGAATAACGTTAATATAGTATTCAAAGATATGAACCATATAAACAAATATGGTTTAATAAGGGGTTTGCAGTTTGCCCCATTTGTTTATCAATTTTATGGATTAATGATTGACATTCTAATTCTAGGACATGAAAGAGCCCACGAATTGGCAGGGAGTCCTTCAGAGCCCAGTGAGTTCCTACAGTTCGGGGACAAAGGaatagagaagaaaaatccTATCAGGCTATACTCTCGTTATTTGGACAAGATACATATTTTATTCCACTTTGAAGAATCAGAGTCTAATGAACTAATTCAAGATTACCTAATGGAGAATCCAGATccaaactttgaaaatgcAGTAGGCtataacaacaaaaaatgtTGGCCCCGAGACGCTAGAATGAGGATGATAAGACATGATGTAAACTTAGGTCGTGCTGTTTTCTGGGAAATTTCATCAAGGGTTCCAAAATCGTTGGTTAACATTACTTGGGAGAAttcgttttcttctgtttaTAGTAAAAACAATCCAAACTTGTTGTTTACCATGTGTGGTTTTGAAGTCCGTATAATACCGAAATCAAGACTGGACGATGTCATTTCTCATGATGAAGGTGTTTGGGACTTGGTTTTAAATTCAACTAAAGAACGTACAGCGAAAGCCTTTTTACAAGTTTCTCAAGAATCCATCGACGAATTCAGAGGTAGAATCCAGAGCATTTTAATGGGTGCTGGATCAACCACTTTTACCAAAATCGTGGGGAAGTGGAACACTGCACTAATAGCACTTTTCACTTATTTCAGAGAGGCAATTGTAACAACCGAGCCCTTATTAGATCTATTAGTTAAATCTGAGACCAGAATTCAAAATAGAGTTAAACTTGGATTGAATTCCAAAATGCCAACCAGATTTCCTCCAGCTGTTTTCTATACACCAAAAGAATTAGGTGGTTTAGGAATGTTAAGTGCTTCTCATATTTTGATTCCGGCCTCTGATTTAAGATGGTCTAAACAGACAGATACAGGAATAACTCATTTCAGAGCAGGTATGTCACATGAAGACGAAAAAATGATCCCAACTATATTCCGTTATATCACAACATGGGAGAACGAATTCTTAGATTCGCAGAGAGTCTGGGCTGATTATGCTATTAAAAGACAAGAATCTATTAAACAGAATAGACGTTTAGCTTTCGAAGAGCTAGAAGGTTCTTGGGACAGAGGTATACCACGTATCAGCACCatattccaaaaagatAGACACACATTAGCATATGACAAAGGCCACAGAATTCGTCGacaattcaaagaattcaGCGTGGAGCGGAGTAACGCGTTTTGGTGGACGAATAATCGCCATGATGGTAAGCTATGGAATCTAAACGCTTACAGGACTGACGTCATTCAAGCTCTAGGGGGAATTGAAACAATTTTAGAGCACACACTTTTCAAAGGTACTGGGTTCCAATCTTGGGAAGGTCTTTTCTGGGAAAAAGCCTCAGGTTTTGAAGACTCTATGCAGTTTAAAAAACTTACCCATGCTCAAAGAACCGGTTTAAGCCAAATTCCAAATCGTAGATTCACATTATGGTGGTCACCAACAATCAACAGAGCAAATGTCTATGTCGGTTTCTTAGTGCAACTAGATTTAACTGGTATTTTCTTACATGGTAAAATTCCCACATTGAAAATATCtttaattcaaatattcaGAGCTCATTTATGGCAAAAAATCCATGAAAGTGTGGTGTTTGATATTTGTCAAATTCTTGATAGTCAAATGGATATTCTACAAGTGGAATCTGTGAACAAAGAATCTATTCATCCTCGTAAGTCGTACAAAATGAATTCTTCTGCCGCAGACGTGACAATGACAAGTGTTTATAAGTGGAAAGTCAGCAGACCAACACTCTTGCACCAACAAAAGGATTCATTTGATGCCACTACTACTGATAAAATGTGGATAGATGTTCAACTTCGTTACGGTGATTATGACTCCCATGACATTTCCAGATATGTCAGAGCTAAATTTTTGGATTATACCACTGATAATGTCAGTATGTACCCTTCTCCAACCGGTGTTATGATCGGTATTGACTTGGCTTACAACATATATGATGCTTATGGTACTTGGTTCGAAGGTTTAAAACCTTTAATTCATAATGGTATGAAAACAATTATGAAAGCCAACCCCGCTTTATATGTGCTCAGGGAAAGAATCAGAAAAGGTCTTCAGATATATCAGTCTCAGGTACAAGAACCATTCTTGAACTCTTCAAATTACGCTGAATTATTTTCTAATGACACCAAGTTCTTCATAGATGATACCAATGTGTATCGGGTTACAGTGCACAGAACTTATGAAGGAAATGTGGCTACAAAACCAATCAATGGATGTGTTTTTATATTGAATCCTAAGACAGGTGAGCTCTACTTGAAAATCATTCACACTTCTGTATGGGCAGGCCAAAGTAGATTAGCACAACTTGCTAAATGGAAAACTGCCGAGGAAGTTAGTGCTTTGGTTAGGTCATTGCCAAAGGAAGATCaaccaaaacaaattaTTGTAACAAGAAAAGCCATGATGGATCCAATGGAGGTTCATATGTTAGATTTCCCTAATATTTCTATTCGTCCAACAGAATTGCGTTTACCGTTCTCTTCAGTTTTAAGCGTAGATAAGCTTAACGATGTTGTTTCAAAAGCCACAGAACCTCAAATGGTGTTATTTAATATTTATGATGATTGGTTGACTAGGGTTTCTGCATATACGGCATTTTCAAGATTAATATTGTTGTTAAGAGCTCTGAAatcaaatgaagaaaaagctaGAATGGTCCTACTTGAAGATCCCACAATACCAACGAAGTCCAACCACTTATGGCCATCGTTTACGGATGAACAGTGGATTTCTATTGAAACCAAAATGCGTGATATTATTTTAACAGAGTATGGTCAAAAATATCATGTCAATATTGCTTCATTAACTCAAacagaaatcaaaaatttgATTCTTGGTCAAAATATTAGAGCTCCTTCTGtacaaagacaaaaaatGGCCGAGCTTGAGAGTGCCAAGAAACAGACAGAGGAAACAGACACATCAACTGCAGCATCTGCAATGAAGATCAAAACTGTTAATGCGCAGGGAGAAGAAATAACAGTCGTATCGTCAAGCAATTATGAAACAAAGACATTCTCCTCTAAGAATGAATGGAGAACGAGTGCAATATCGAACTCTTTATTACacttgaaattgaaaaacatCTTCGTTGCTGCGGAAGATTTTGTCGATAATAAAGACGTTTTTGTATTCCCTCGtaatttgttgaagaagttcgTCACTATATCAGATGTAAACATTCAGGTGGCTGGTTACTTGTATGGGAAGTCCTTAAAGGACCGCGAAAATGTTAAAGAAATTCGAACGATAGTTCTTGTTCCTCAACTAGGTTCTTCAATGCACGTAAGACTCTCTCCTCCACCTGTTAAGTCGAGGTATCTAAAGGGTATGGAATTACTAGGTTGGATTCATACTCAGAAAAATGATTCAAAGTTTATGTCTCCTTCTGAAGTGATTTCACATTCAAAAACATTCTCAGATCATAACAAGAGTGCACTTGATTTAAGTATTAACTTGATACCTGGTGCTGTTTCAATAATTGGTTACACCTTAAAAGATGATGGTTTCAATTGGGGCCTACAGTCTCAAGGTATTATGGATCCATCCCCGGAAGGCTTCGATCCTTCATTTTCTGATAATGCTCAAATTTTACTTTCCGAAAGGATCATGGGTAATTTCTTGGTTCCAAAATCTTCATTATGGAATTATGCGTTTATGGGTACATCATTTAGCGAAGAATTACCATATGAATTGAAATTGGATATACCAATTGAGTTCTACAACGAATTGCATCGTGCACCTCACTTCATTCAGTTTTCAGAAATGGTTGGTGACAATGAATTAGAGGCAGAACAAGAAAGTGTTTTTGTATAG